Within Bdellovibrio sp. ArHS, the genomic segment AAGCGAGGCACTTCGCTAGAGGCGGGTCCGATAAAATGGGTTTCAAAGGCGTTTGAAATTTCAGTGTCTTTCAGATTGATTTCGATTTTTTTGGCCTTCCAGGCCAGTCTCACAAAGCCGGCTGCGGGATAGACGTTGCCGCTGGTGCCGATCGCAATAAAATAATCGGCTTTTTCAAGTGCGGCGTAGATTTCATCCATGTGATGAGGCATCTCGCCAAACCACACAATGTCGGGACGAACGCCACCTTTTCTGCCACAAGCTTCGCAGCTTTGGTCCAGCACCACATCTTCTGACCACTCATAGTGCTCGTCGCAATAAATGCAAAAAACTTGATCCAGCCGACCATGCATGTGCAAAAGGCGTGTTGAGCCCGCCCGGCGGTGGAGGTTGTCGACGTTTTGTGTGACCAGCAGAAAATCACCCTCCCACTGGCGCTCTAATTCAGCTAATGCGAGATGAGCCGGATTCGGCTGAATCTGGGGATCTTTCAGTTGAGCCCTTCTCATGTTGTAGAAGCGTTGAACCAACTGGGGATCTCGAGCAAAAGCTTCAGGTGTGGCGACGTCTTCAATGCGGTGCTCTTCCCAAAGGCCATCCTGATCACGAAACGTGCGAATCCCACTTTCTGCCGAGATTCCAGCGCCGGTTAAGATGACGATGTTCTTAAATAGTCTTAAGTCCATTTGTGCCTCGCGCAACGTCGCGATTGTTGAGTGGGACTCCAGCCTTTGATCCCCTTCGGGGGCTGCGCGATAAAAACGCCATCATGGCATTTTTATTGAGCTTTCAACTGATTTTCATTATGATCAGGCGTTCTTCAAAGAAAGGCAATAACAATGGCTTCGAAAATCGAAACGACACCAGAGATGGTGCAGAACGTTTACAAAAAGACAGCTGAAAGATTGGCTGTAGTTCGCAATCGTTTGAACCGCCCTTTAACCTTGGCGGAGAAAATCTTGTTTGGTCACTTGGACGATCCCCAAAATCAAGAGTTGGTTCGTGGAGAAAGTTTTCTTCTTCTCAGACCCGACCGCGTGGCGATGCAGGATGCGACAGCGCAAATGGCTTTGTTGCAGTTCATGCTAGCAGGTAAAGATGAGGCGGCAGTTCCTTCCACAGTTCACTGCGATCACTTGATTCAAGCTTACAAAGGGAAAGACGCTGACATGGCGGCTTCCAATATGTCGAACAAAGAAGTTTTTGAATTCTTGGCGACAACATCTTCTCGTTACAACATCGGTTTCTGGAGACCTGGCGCTGGGATCATTCACCAAGTTATTCTTGAAAACTACGCGTTCCCAGGCGGTTTGATGATCGGTACGGACTCTCACACTCCGAATGCGGGTGGTTTGGGTATGTGTGCGGTCGGCGTCGGTGGTTCTGATGCTTCTGACGTGATGGTCGGTCTTCCTTGGGAAGTGAAAAATCCAAAACTGATTGGTGTTCACTTGAAAGGTAAACTGGGCGGTTGGGCTTCGGCGAAAGATGTGA encodes:
- the cobB gene encoding Sir2 family NAD+-dependent deacetylase, whose amino-acid sequence is MDLRLFKNIVILTGAGISAESGIRTFRDQDGLWEEHRIEDVATPEAFARDPQLVQRFYNMRRAQLKDPQIQPNPAHLALAELERQWEGDFLLVTQNVDNLHRRAGSTRLLHMHGRLDQVFCIYCDEHYEWSEDVVLDQSCEACGRKGGVRPDIVWFGEMPHHMDEIYAALEKADYFIAIGTSGNVYPAAGFVRLAWKAKKIEINLKDTEISNAFETHFIGPASSEVPRFIKELLE